Genomic segment of Populus nigra chromosome 14, ddPopNigr1.1, whole genome shotgun sequence:
GGGGatccttaataaaatttaaatcagaaCAGAGATGTTGACAGATTGAGTGTTGGGTTGGCCATATTTATAGGAGGTTGATTTGTGCTAAAATAAAGGGTATGTTGTTTATTGTAAAGCTTAGATGAAGAAGAATAAATGGGGGAGGAGGGTCGCTCGTcaggttataaattaaatattattgacgATATTATGGAAGGATTTCACTGACAAGTTAATTCTGTGAGGCATTCCGTCTAtataaatgacatgtcattgtatattttagttttttttatttttttttcactgtaattCCCTTGATATATACCAATGGAATATTTCCTTCGCTGTTTAATGATGGATACAACAAGATATTATTCTGTCAGTAAAGTTCACCGCAATTTATTGACGAAAAAATTCTGTCGGTGTTTCCGTTTATATTTGccaattttttttgtagtgtttttttttgtttttgatcctttcataaaattaaattttcttttcaatttcatctttcaatccaAAAATATCAGAGTCctcttatttgttttcatttataacttggctcttattcttttgatttctaattttttttaggttcttttgtaagtttgaattaattttcaatttcatcattctatatagggttgattaagaattgaatttcgTGTTTTTTCTAGATTAGATGATCTCAGTTTCATGACCCAAGTTGTAGATTTAAAAACTTAacttcaggttttttttatatcaattttttttcatccttttaaatttggtttttttaaatttagctttatatatattttttaaatttattttataatcaattatctcaattttaacAAGGAAAAAACAACACGAATTGATGTAATCATGTAAGTATTgtcagattttttatttgttcaaatcGAGGAGACCAGAATTGATATGTTGTCGAGAATACCATTAAAAGACTGCTACAGAAAGTTGAGGAGCTATTAGTTATACCCTCCAAAATATCAGGTCCCTTTCTTCGATTTGCTTTATATTCAATTATCTCAGTCTCCTcgatttaaacaaataaaaaatctgacAATAATAAGACGTAAGAAAACcatataataacaattttaattgtattaaataTACTCCActgttatgttaaaaataaggaTACTCCATAGtcatatatcaaaaaaataaaataaaaataatgtgatttattaataaaatttgaaatggaTGCGGGGAGGAGGAATTAACAAACCATGGAACcggcaaaatatatatatatatatagaaggcTAGCAACAGTGTCAGAGACTCAGAAtatacaaaagaaattgaacCTTCCCTATCTCTGTCTTCTCACTTCcattatgtaataaaaatacACTGAATTGCAATATCAACTGCCTATGTTACCTATCAAAATGGTAAATAAATTAAGAGCAATCAGAAGAGGCTAGACTGAGTCGCCTTGGAGTTGATCCCAAAAGAAACTGAAAAGTTTCAAGGAGAAAGGGGAACCGATTCTCTAAGTTCTGCAGAAAATAATGGTGTCTTTCACTGCCAACGTATCCATTTCACTTCTCATGTCTCTTGGGTGAATTCCAGAAATTTGGCAAGAATCTTAAAACAGGATATGGGCAGCCGAAGAAACGGAAAAgatttttgcaatctttttcTCCAGCTTCGTCACCTCCCCGCATACTTAAGCTGCTTAAGTAAGTTTGTCCCTCATATATGTAGCAGAGCTGCTGCCACAGAAGAACGCTTATTCCAATCTCTAAAGAAATACTGGAAACAAAAAGATAGACGAGTACAAGCCCTCTTGTGGAAAGGAGCACCGCAGAGCTTACTAATGCAATAGCAACATCCTGCAATGCTCTCCAAGCCAAAGATCTGTCACCAGCACGAAAATGGTCTAGGTATCTGTATGTTAATGGAGGCCATATATGCAAAACAGCATATGCGGACATGATTGTAACATACATTGTGCTGACAAGAACTGATATAAGGAATGCAATGAAGTTTTGGTGATTTGCTGCACCAACACAATTTCCAATCTgcaaaaagattttaataaggCATGGTTAGTGTCCTTAGCATGCAAGAACACGTGTAAAGTAAGGGCAAGTTGATGGAGAAAGTAATGACCAAATGTGCACATAGGATAGAAAAATAACCTATTGAACATTCATAACACAATCCATGTATAGACAAGGTCTGAGGTGGGCTGGGTGGCCAATCCAGCAAGCTACCTTCCAAGGCATAACCTCAATATGAAACAAATACATTGCATTAATAACTACTCCCTCTGTAATTATTTTGACTTAATAGATTGCAATGCATCCTTAGGCTCtcaaaattttatatgttaatttagCTTGGGTTTAAAAATGAGAaggaaaactgaatgtgaaggCCTTCATGAAGTTTAACCACCTCCCTCTTTTATTAAAAGAGTCGTTTTCAATTGTAAATCCTGATTGCAAGTGAGTACACATATGGATTCTTATATGCGTGTCCATGTAAGATagacactaaaaaaatacaaggcataggaaaaaagaagaaaaggcaatTAAACAGAGTTTAAAATGGTAAAATATGAGAAACATCAGAAAAATGTTCAAGTTGGCAGCCAGATAAAGTGGTACTAATTAAAGATAAGAATATATTGTAATTTAACTTGTTTACCAATTATTAGGATCTGAAAAGGAAGTCCTCTAATTCCGGTACTTAATAGCAGGAAAAGGGAGAAATTGATGAGTATTTATTGTTATCCATTACATAGTTGCTATTGCTCTTTACATGCATTCAGCAGAACATAGTACGGCAATCCAAAGCCTAACAGATCATAAACATAGCTCCAAACTTTAACATTAGCTtcagcaaagaaaaataattttgagatccttagggggaaaaaaatgaatttgtacCCAAATTATGGATATCTTTATGTATTAAAATCCAGtctattttcatctttttttctcttgtttggcAATGCAATAAGATGCTAAGACTGGTACAAACTTATACAGTGACAGGAAAGAAGACTGCTGCATAATTCATCAAAAAGGAAAGCAGGCCGCAACCTAAGATTTAAAGGCCATTCAACTTCTTCCTGGTCATAACAAGTCAACACTGAAGACAAATTTCCAATAGAGGAAAATCAAAACTTAAGGTATGGACTGCAAGCTCCTTAGTCCTTACATTTCCAGATAAATACAGCTTTCACAGATTACCCAAGCAGAACTAGTAGGAAGTCACAATTCcaagataataaataacatgCAGAAACAAGACTCCACATCCATGCTTCCAGATTATTAAACTATTTCGAAATTCTAGAGATAATGGGCACTTACAAAAGGACAGTGATGATCCATGTCCAGTACACAGATTCCACATGTACGGCAGTGATGAGTTCTCGGTGACTTGGGCTTTGAACAATAGCGACAGAAGGTGTAGTTTTCAAGCTGTTTTTTTCCCACAGCTGGGTAGCTACCCCACTCTATTAGAGGTGGTGTTCCAGCACTTCTTAAGGCCGTAAGAGTAAACAGTAATACAGTAGTTATTGACAAGATACCTGTTATGGTTAGATGGAAAATCCCACAAAAAAAACTGATAGAGAAGATGACAGGGTACACTGCCCACACACCACCACCTGCACTTTCAGAAATTGGATTAAGATGAGATAGATAAAAACTTCAGTGATATTAAAAAGCAGTAAATCAGAAAATGGTTTGATGAAAAATGTTTCTGGATTAATTCTGAAATCAATAGATATCCTCGTATAGTTCAATAAAGAGAAATTAGGTCTTTaggatgaaatttgattttgtgaaaATGAAGATCCTAGTTCATGATGAAAAATCAAATGcaagttgaaagaaaatatgatatttgCAACAAGGATAACAGCAAATAGAAAAAGAGAAGTTCAAGCCAGTTAGAAAACTTCCTTTTAACTTTCCAAAGTTGAAATTGCTTCATTCCTCTTTTTAAAAGTTCTACAAAAAGAAGTACTTAAAAACATGTTCACTGCAAGGAGTGAGACACACGGTTTGAAAGAAGAAATTACTGTGACATACATATTACAAAGAGAATGAAGCCGATGAGGACACATACAAAGCAACGGTCACGCATGTGTCTCCACCAATAATTCTTGTGATCACATTTCGACTCATATTTATCCGTTATTGCCCCACACCAGCCACACTTGAAAACAGGTGCATTAGGTGGGTGAAGAAGACGCAACCCGCACCCCCAGCATGGTGTCTCATGATCCTCGCTAACCACTGTTACTAAATGCTCCTGTGTATGCAAGAAAAGAATACCAAatgaaaaacaacatcattCCTTTTCTCTTCCACTGCATaatacaacaaaaacaacatctTAAAAGTTTCAATTTACCTAATCAAAATCTTTACCAAATTCTGGTCAAACGAACTGCACAAACATTCCATTTAGACAAACTATTTCCAAACTAGAACTACTTCAACAGTCTTGAATCAGTTAGCCCACTTTATATTTCAATCCCAAAACTTCAAAAACACCATCACTAGCACTCAACTTCTTTATGTctctcaaaattttaaaaccctTTCCAATAAAACTTCTTTCCCAATAATGATAACCAGGATCCTTCTCCTGTATAAGAAACTACTCGATGTTATATTACATGCAAATTCCAGTGGCAGTATTTATCAAAAGTATGCAAAGTAAACCTTGTGAATCATGCATATCATTTAATCTCTATCTCAACAATTTTTAAATCACCAATCTATTTTTTGTTCCCATGATACAAGTTCAGTCAAAagcaacaaaataatttgataaatatttgtACTTTACCTACAAAATTTTCTCCTTCTGACCTATCTTATGTACTCTAAATTTATGTCAAGATCAAAACTTTCTAAcagaataaaaacataaaatccatTCTAGCAACTGGGTttcaatcaatatttaaaatctttCTAACAGAGacaacagcaaaaaaaaatgaaatcaaaccaagaaaaagggaaaaaaaaaaaactaaccttgTTAAGGTTCGAGTCAACCATGTTTTCGCTTTTGTTTTTCCAgataaaaaagatagaattgTTCAGTTAAATCAGACAAGAGATGAAGCTCTCTCACATTTTATATAGGAGAATGTATCGCTGGtggttcttttgatttttcgtCTTGGCAAAGATACAAATGTGTCCCTAAATTATCACTTAATACTAATTGTATCCCCAAACACCAAGTTGGCTCCTCCCCGTATATTGGACGTTGACTAATTGAACGCGGCTCGGAATTTTTACCTTTGTAATTCTTAAAAGATTACGAGCCCGTTTGGCTCTGTggctgcggctgcgttttaTTTAAAACGTAGTTCGTAGTTGTTTGGTTAAGGAAAAAATTGGTTTAATGTTCATTGGGCCCCACTGAATTTCTGCGTTAGCAACGCACGAAAGGAGAAGCAGccatttcttactttttttttccactgttcacgttaattgcactgttcattgaacagtgcaattaacgtgaacagtgcaagtgatgcactgttcacttaaaatggtgaacagtgcaattctattgcactgttcacttgcaCTGCGtggacactttttttttttagtgtgttaagtttttttttaacatttaaaaaaaaaatagtttggagtgaattttatacatgataatattttatctaattttattacacgctaaaaaattatgaaaactgtagttcttgttggatgaattttgtacgtaatggaattgtagatagtttaatagaacaataaatttttttatatataaagtatgatttatttcatgatgttaccacaatagttaaatccacagtatttaaattaaaaaccatcaatattaatatatattttttaaaattattttataacctcaatttcaaaaacattcttaaccaaacacattaaactactttttcttcaacctcaatttcaaccacaattttaaccaaacacctattttttcaaaccaaccacaactaaaagtgctttttataaaacaacttttttcaaaccacaaccacaacagctaccgcaataccaaatacACTCTACGGCACGAATGTTTGCTGgaagttgtttatttttaaaaaatggttttcattaaaaataaaattttaaaaagtaaaataattttttaatttttaatagtgtccataaaaaaataagttggaaaatattttctaatatttgattatatcataaaaaataagttgttaaataatttattaatatttttatttttttcaagtttattaaaagaatagagactaaatctgatagataaaaaaagctaaaggatgatgaaattaaaaaaaaaattaatttcataaattatttcaaataaaacaaatatcaatcaaaagaatggagACTAAATTTGAcagatcaaaaaattaaaaaatgatgaaattgaaaaaaatattttaacttcataattcttttcaaataaaataaataataatcaacagaatgaaaaccaaatttgatagataaaaaatttcaattagaaaaaggataagagaaaaataaataacaattaaaagaataagaactaaagctggtataaaaatcaaattcagttgaattttaagggatgaaattaaaaaataaattatttaaaacaaaatatataacaatcaaaagattgaggaaatttgatataattaacaaataatcagatattttttaattcttcacAACTTCCAAAATGTGTTttctgtttaaaataaaatgaaaacaattttctgaaaaccaagctaaaattTTTTTGACTAAAAAGTGTGTTTTTCATTGAACAACTTTTGTAATGGTAAACAAATAGAAGAAAGTTTCCATAAAACCACTTTCCATAAAATAAACAGAACCAAAACTTTTTGCTTACGGAATGTTAGTGTAACTAGTGTTTTTAAAGCCAACCCGGTGGTTGACCCGACCCAAGGCTTGGGTCATGGGTTTTGATCGGGTCACCGGGTTTTGATCGGGTAACCAGGTCATCTAGGTCaaccttaattttttgtataaatcaaaatgacattgttttgctttaaaaaaataaatagtcaacGGGTTACAACCGAGTTTTTGACCAGATCTTACCAGGTCAATCGAGTTTTTGATCGGGTCAACCGGGTCGCCGGGTCAGCTGGGTTTTTGAATTCCCTTATTTTATCATAAACCCGGCCCAGTTCCGGCCTCGGGTTAGTCGGGTCCCGGGTTGACCAGCCGTGCCGggccgagttttaaaactatgagtGTAACGTAATAAGTTTTTCATATAGAGTTGTTCATAAGATTAAAAGTTTGAATCAATTTATCATAAtggtttgtttatattttttttatatatattcatagTTATCTTTAAAAGATTTTTGAGTTTCAATCACGATAAGGATTCTTTTGAACAGAAAAATGATGTAGGCACTATTTCGATTGCGATCCAATCatgctttttctttatatatatatatatatatatatatatataaaccttcaaattaatattttttagtgatttttatcattttgatgtgctaatgttaaaaaattaaaaaaaaacattatatgatgcattttcaatttaaaagtactttgaaaaacaacatttcCTACACTTTCAAATAAGCTCGTAATGTTAGtgcaatattttatattgaaaagtttACAATAGCTAGCctttttttcattcttcatCACCAAAAAAAGGACTTAGTTGTCtttaaggattaattaatttggacAATATCTAATAGATAAGGGTTCAATtgagaatgattttttatttaaggagCTACTTGAGAATCAAATGATAGTTAGGAGacaaatatatcatttttcttgtttttcataatTACATGTGTAcgtgtgtgtgtttttaatcatatataattGGTTCTTTTCTCATGTTAAAAGGTTTGACCTGATGAACATTGTAATACTAAGTTGGGTTTAAGCCATTATTTCAACCTGATGAACTTATAAGTTTGGATAAGAAGAAAACATGTGATGTGTTGACCTTGACCTCAATCAGGTACGACATcaataaaatagataaatgaCATTACCAAGCCATGTTGCAAAGTATGCACCCTCATttctaactttatttttcacaaaGTTAATTGTTGAAGGAGAAGGGGAAACTTCAGCGAGGTCCGCAGAAGGGAGTTTGTCTACATCGAGGAGGGGACCTTCATCTCTTGACTTAAGtgtagataaaattaaagaagagatgGAACACAACCCCATCAACATAGAAAAACTCATTGTTTCTGAGGAAATAATAGCGGGAAACACCACTTCTGTAAAAATAAAGGTGTTCTCCCTAGCTGGGGGTTAAGCAGAGTTGACCCTTTTAAAGTACTTACAGGTTATGGTGCCTGCTTTAAGAGAAAAAGGGTCTCAACCCCTATAAAGACTAGTTGTGTAGCCTTAGTTGTAGAGGTCTCTCTTGTCTTAGCAATCCCAATACCCCCACCCTTGATTTCATTTGCAGAGACTTCAGCTATTAAGACCTCTATCTAGGGTGCTTGTGAGGAAGTTGGATAACTTGGGTTTAAGGAGCTATTGTTAGAACCTATTTGTGATATCCCATATCGAAAGCGAGCATCCAGAGCCAAGGCTTTATGAGTAGTGCTGGTCGCTGACTTGTTGTACGCGTTTTAGGGTGTCAGGCTCAGAAGTGAGCTCGCGTAACCAGGAACAAAAtcgtgagggcggtaaggcccaaagcggatAATATACGCCAAGTTAGGCCAGGCTATTACATTGTCCTTCAAACAAAGGCTTAGTAAGCACACATtccctataaatataaatttcctATAAAGACAGATTTCCTTTCTTCTCTATGGattgattgagtaaattgatagtagtcgataacttgggatgtcctaaatacaaatgaaactctaccaaaattttggtagaattttttacaaaaaaaaaattac
This window contains:
- the LOC133673584 gene encoding protein S-acyltransferase 11 isoform X2, translated to MVDSNLNKEHLVTVVSEDHETPCWGCGLRLLHPPNAPVFKCGWCGAITDKYESKCDHKNYWWRHMRDRCFVCVLIGFILFVICGGVWAVYPVIFSISFFCGIFHLTITGILSITTVLLFTLTALRSAGTPPLIEWGSYPAVGKKQLENYTFCRYCSKPKSPRTHHCRTCGICVLDMDHHCPFIGNCVGAANHQNFIAFLISVLVSTISLAWRALQDVAIALVSSAVLLSTRGLVLVYLFVSSISLEIGISVLLWQQLCYIYEGQTYLSSLSMRGGDEAGEKDCKNLFRFFGCPYPVLRFLPNFWNSPKRHEK
- the LOC133673584 gene encoding protein S-acyltransferase 11 isoform X1 — encoded protein: MVDSNLNKEHLVTVVSEDHETPCWGCGLRLLHPPNAPVFKCGWCGAITDKYESKCDHKNYWWRHMRDRCFVCVLIGFILFVICGGVWAVYPVIFSISFFCGIFHLTITGILSITTVLLFTLTALRSAGTPPLIEWGSYPAVGKKQLENYTFCRYCSKPKSPRTHHCRTCGICVLDMDHHCPFIGNCVGAANHQNFIAFLISVLVSTMYVTIMSAYAVLHIWPPLTYRYLDHFRAGDRSLAWRALQDVAIALVSSAVLLSTRGLVLVYLFVSSISLEIGISVLLWQQLCYIYEGQTYLSSLSMRGGDEAGEKDCKNLFRFFGCPYPVLRFLPNFWNSPKRHEK